The genomic DNA GTAGCAGTCCTGTCTCGTGGCACTCAGCCATTCACCTGACAACACGCTCAATTCGCGGACACAAGAAACACGAAAGTGTTCTAGACAACGGATTGAAATATGGCCGATGAGCCACAAAAGTCACACGGGCCGATTTACAAGGACCGGTCATTTCTCGGCATGCTTGTTACTCAGTTTCTGGGGGCATTCAATGACAATGTTTTCAAACAAATTTTGCTGTTTGTTTGCATCGACTTCGCAGCCGGCAAGCGAGAAGCTGATCTTCAAGGATTGGCCACGACCGTATTTGCGATTCCATTCATCATTCTCTCGGGCTATTGCGGTTTCCTTTCCGACAAGCTCAGCAAACGAAATCTGATTGTCACCAGCAAGGTTCTGGAAATCGTTGTGATGGGACTGGGAGGTTTCGCATTCCTCTCTGGGAATATCTCGATCATGATGGCTGTGCTCTTCCTGATGGGAGCTCAAAGCGCGCTGTTCGGGCCATCAAAATATGGAATCCTGCCTGAACTGTTTTCGGAGAAAGATCTCCCGCGAGTGAATGGCTGGATTTTGATGACAACTTTCCTGTCGATCATTCTCGGCTTTGCCATCTCCGGGGAAATCAAGGAGGCTCTCAATGATGACCTCTGGAAAGCGTCTTACATTTGTGTCGGCATCGCTATCGTAGGAACTCTGACTGCGTTGATGGTCCGTAAGACTCCCATCGCAAATCCAGACGCAAAGTTTGAGCCGTCAACACTGATTGTCAATTCAGAAACAAGACGCCTGATCTTCAAAGACCGCCGCCTGCTGTGGACACTCGTTGCGACTTCTGTTTTCTGGACGACAGGTGGCGTGGTTTATCCGAATGCGACGAATGATTTGGGCATCAAACAATTCGGTTGGGGAGAAGCTGCCACAGGACGACTGGCTGCCTGCACGGGGATCGGAATTGCACTCGGCTGTCTGGTCGCCGGGTATCTCTCACGAAATCGCTTTAATGGAAAGCTTGTCCGCCTCGGAGCGATCGGAATGTTCATTGGCTTAATCTTGATGGCCTTGCCAAGTTCTTCTCCAACGACGATTGCGATTGGTGTGCCCGGTGCAATCATCGGATTGATCTGGCTCGGTTTCTGTGCCGGATTGTTTACGGTTCCACTGCAAGTCTTTCTACAAACTGCCACTCCTCGACTGCATAAAGGGAGAATCATCGGAGCGATGAACCTGGCCAACTGGATTGGAATGGCAATGGCCGGAGTCTATTACTCGATCTGGAATCAGATTTTCGCGATTGAAGGCTTGAACGTTCCTTACAATGCCATGTACGGAGCGGCGGCCCTGCTGCTGTTGCCATTGGTCCTGTTTTATCATCCAGAATCGATAGATCTCAGCGATATTTCCAGCGAACAGAATGACTGAACAGCTGCAATGAAGCCCCAGAAGAGCTGACTCAATCCGCTCAGCTGCGACAATCACTTTTAACGATTCAGGGCACTGGAACCGTTTTAGTGAGGCCTCTTACGCGGTTTGGTCGATAAAACCAAAAGATTTGCCCAATTTGGACAATGAGAACGGCATTCTCGTCAGGCTGGAGTTGACTTCTCCGGACTGCATCGCAGAATAATAGAAGCGGTAACTCTGCCGACAGTCAATTCATTCTACACATCTTCAGCCAATGATCGCGAAGCTGATCCCTACCGATGGTTCACAACCGATTGCAATCGATCGCAATCTGACCATCGTTGGACGTAAAAAAGGGCTTTGCGATCTCGTTCTGGACAATTCCAGTATCTCGAAGGTTCACTGTGCCGTTGCCAAAACGGATGGACTTCTGTTCATTCGCGATTTGGGAAGTACCAACGGCACGAAGGTTAATGGTCAACGCGTTTCTCGCGGGGCACTGCTCCCTGGCGATGAAATTGCGTTTGCCAACGTGAAGTTTCGAGTCCACCTTGGTCCGGATGAAGTGGAAGCTGCTGAACAGACTGAAAAGCTCCTCTCTCTCCCGAAGCTGATCGACACATCGGAAGATGAAGAAGAGGGCGAACTCGTCAGCGTTGACAGCGAAAACGACCTCCCGCTGATCTCGGACGACTGATCTCAGCTGAACGATTTCCAACATCTTCTGCACATCACTTCTTCCGAGAACATCCGCACAGACTTGCGCATTCTCAATCCATGCCAAGTGGTGCCTGTCACGTCCCGACGAAGTCACATTCAGGACTACATAGACGGCTCACCACAAGTGCAAGATGCGCAGGCCAATGCTGGATGATCAACATTGGATTCGTTCTCGTCAGACTTTGAGTTCTTCGGCATCGCCACCAAGCTGACTCTCGTACTGCTTTCGAATCGGGCTGATCACATCGCTTAAAAACTCGTCGACCTGTTCTGGAGCGCGGCCGATATATTTTCGAGCATCAAGAGCCGCTGTCAGATCAACATTTGCGAACAACGCATCGTTGCCCAACCTCTCCATGAGGTCGTGCTCTTTGCCGAATTCTTTGACTTGCTTATCGGACTCGACGCTGTGAATCCGAACAGCTTCGTGAAGGTCTTGACGGTCTCCACCTGCTTTCACACCAGCCATCAAGATCTCCTCAGTCGCCATGAACGGCAACACTTCGTTCAGACGCTTCTCGATAATTTTTGGATAGACTCTCAATCCGCTGGCAACATTGCGATAAATCAACAGTACGGAGTCAATCGCGAGGAAAGATTGCGGCAACGAGAGACGTCGGTTTGCGCTGTCATCCAAAGTCCGCTCCATCCATTGAGTCGCAGCTGTTTGGTCACCATTTTGGGCAAGGCTGATGGCAAAGCGGGACAGAGCACAGATTCGTTCTGACCGCATCGGGTTGAATTTGTACGCCATCGCAGAGGAACCGATCTGCTTGTCTGCTTTCGGCTCTTCGATTTCCTTCCAGCTTTGCAGCAGACGTAAATCGCTGGCAGCTTTGTGGGCTGATTGTCCAATTCCACTCAGAGTCGCGAGAACCTGAGCGTCGACTTTTCGTGAATAGGTTTGTCCGGTCACCGCATATCGTTGATCAAAACCCATTTTCTCCGCAACGAGTTTGTCTAACTGACAGACTTTCTCGTGGTCTCCTTCAAACAGACTCAAAAACGTGGCCTGTGTTCCTGTCGTTCCTTTGACACCGCGAAAGCGTAACGTCGCAAGACGATGTTCAACTTCCTGCAGGTCGAGAACCAAATCGTAACACCACAATGTTGCACGCTTGCCGACAGTTGTCGGTTGAGCTGGTTGCAAGTGCGTAAAGCCAAGGCACGGAAGATCTTTGTATTGCTCTGCGAAACTTCCAAGAGCATCGATCACTTGTACCAGTCGAGCCTGAGTCAACTCCAGGCTCTCGCGAATTTGAATCAATTCGGAGTTGTCAGTCACATAGCAGGAGGTTGCTCCCAAGTGAATAATTCCGCCTGCCTCCGGGCACAACTCTTTATAGGTGTGGACGTGTGCCATCACATCATGACGCACTTCACGTTCGTGCTTCGCAGCGATGTCGAAATCGATGTTGTCAACGTTGCTGCGAAGTTCGTTCAATTGTGCATCAGAGATATCCAGCCCCAACTCCTGTTGAGCTTCTGCCAACGCCACCCACAGCTTACGCCAAGTGCTATGTTTCTTCTGAGCAGACCAAATGCCACTCATTTCAGCAGAGGCATAACGGGTATTAAGAGGATTTTGATAAATTTCGTGAGACACGGGAGGAACTTTCAAACGATGTTTCGAACGTTTTCTGCAAGTCAACATGCTCTCGCGACAACAGAAAATCTGCAACCAACAGAGCCGGGTTTCCCAAAGGAAATGTCTCATCTTGCGGCACTTTCCCGAATTGCGTAACGTTTGCGGGTATCGGGGGCATCAGGGATCGATTCTGACGTCCAATAACGTTCAATTTCCTCGTGGCCGCAAGGAGGCTGTCATGAGTTCGTCCCGCTCAACATTCCTTTCTGGGACCATTTTTGGCATTGTTCTGGGAGTCATCCTGGGACATATTTCTATCTGGAAAG from Thalassoglobus polymorphus includes the following:
- a CDS encoding MFS transporter, with product MADEPQKSHGPIYKDRSFLGMLVTQFLGAFNDNVFKQILLFVCIDFAAGKREADLQGLATTVFAIPFIILSGYCGFLSDKLSKRNLIVTSKVLEIVVMGLGGFAFLSGNISIMMAVLFLMGAQSALFGPSKYGILPELFSEKDLPRVNGWILMTTFLSIILGFAISGEIKEALNDDLWKASYICVGIAIVGTLTALMVRKTPIANPDAKFEPSTLIVNSETRRLIFKDRRLLWTLVATSVFWTTGGVVYPNATNDLGIKQFGWGEAATGRLAACTGIGIALGCLVAGYLSRNRFNGKLVRLGAIGMFIGLILMALPSSSPTTIAIGVPGAIIGLIWLGFCAGLFTVPLQVFLQTATPRLHKGRIIGAMNLANWIGMAMAGVYYSIWNQIFAIEGLNVPYNAMYGAAALLLLPLVLFYHPESIDLSDISSEQND
- a CDS encoding FHA domain-containing protein, with amino-acid sequence MIAKLIPTDGSQPIAIDRNLTIVGRKKGLCDLVLDNSSISKVHCAVAKTDGLLFIRDLGSTNGTKVNGQRVSRGALLPGDEIAFANVKFRVHLGPDEVEAAEQTEKLLSLPKLIDTSEDEEEGELVSVDSENDLPLISDD
- the purB gene encoding adenylosuccinate lyase, which translates into the protein MSHEIYQNPLNTRYASAEMSGIWSAQKKHSTWRKLWVALAEAQQELGLDISDAQLNELRSNVDNIDFDIAAKHEREVRHDVMAHVHTYKELCPEAGGIIHLGATSCYVTDNSELIQIRESLELTQARLVQVIDALGSFAEQYKDLPCLGFTHLQPAQPTTVGKRATLWCYDLVLDLQEVEHRLATLRFRGVKGTTGTQATFLSLFEGDHEKVCQLDKLVAEKMGFDQRYAVTGQTYSRKVDAQVLATLSGIGQSAHKAASDLRLLQSWKEIEEPKADKQIGSSAMAYKFNPMRSERICALSRFAISLAQNGDQTAATQWMERTLDDSANRRLSLPQSFLAIDSVLLIYRNVASGLRVYPKIIEKRLNEVLPFMATEEILMAGVKAGGDRQDLHEAVRIHSVESDKQVKEFGKEHDLMERLGNDALFANVDLTAALDARKYIGRAPEQVDEFLSDVISPIRKQYESQLGGDAEELKV